The Phycisphaeraceae bacterium genome contains the following window.
TGATCAGTGCCCGCGCAATCGCAACCCGCTGCCGCTCACCGCCCGAAAGCTCCCGCGGCCGATGCTTGAGCCGGTGTTCGAGCCCGAAAGAGTCGAGCAACGCTTTGGCCCGTTCAAGCACCACGCCGCGCTCACGCAGATAGCCGATCTTGCCCAGCCGCACCATCGCCCCGATCGCCACATTCTCGATCACCGACAGCTCCGGCAGCAGGTGATAGAACTGAAACACGAACCCCACCTGGCTACTCCGGTACCGATCCAGTTCCCGCGCGCTCATCTCCTGCAGCGCTTTCCCGTCATATTCGATCGTGCTGCCCGTGTCGGCATCGGGCCTGTCCAGGCCTCCCAGCAGGTGCAGCAGCGTGCTCTTGCCCGAGCCCGAACTGCCCAGCACCGCCACCGACTCGCCGCGCGAGACATTCAGGCTCACCCCATGAAGCACCGGCACCCGCACATGCCCGAGGCGATACGTCTTGTGCACATTCCTTGCCGCCAGCAGCGTCATCCGCTTCGCCCCTTATTCGAACCGCAACGCCTTGACCGGGTCCATCGTCGCCGCGCGCATCGCCGGGATCGCCGCGCCCAGCACGCACGTGCCCAGCCCCGCGATGAACACCACCCCCGCGTGCCACCAGTCCACCTTGTTGGGCACCTCGATGAAGTAGTACACCCGCGGGTCCCACACCACGATCCCGAACGCCCCGCCCAGCCAGTCATGAATCGGATTGATGTTGTGCACGATCACCGCCGCCAGCGCCACGCCCGCCGCCGCCCCCACCGAGCCGATCACCAGCCCGTACCGCAGCCACAGCCACGCAATCCCCAG
Protein-coding sequences here:
- a CDS encoding ABC transporter ATP-binding protein; amino-acid sequence: MTLLAARNVHKTYRLGHVRVPVLHGVSLNVSRGESVAVLGSSGSGKSTLLHLLGGLDRPDADTGSTIEYDGKALQEMSARELDRYRSSQVGFVFQFYHLLPELSVIENVAIGAMVRLGKIGYLRERGVVLERAKALLDSFGLEHRLKHRPRELSGGERQRVAIARALINEPQVLLADEPTGNLDRATGQGILDVLTELRTSSGLTMVMVTHDPTIAERADRVVHLLDGVVVERAKSGAAVSRV